From the genome of Bactrocera oleae isolate idBacOlea1 chromosome 2, idBacOlea1, whole genome shotgun sequence, one region includes:
- the LOC106614337 gene encoding enhancer of split m5 protein, with protein MSPNTKSLQQQSQFYATKTELYLKVKKPLLERQRRARINKCLDTLKTLVAEFQGDDAILRMDKAEMLESTIAFMRQHSQRRSAMPAVAPLAPMDSFRNGYMNAVNEVSRVMAAMPGMSVNVGKSVMTHLGSEFNRLLQQQQAIVVDVEEKLSEKLARPSSRASSGYHSDCEHDSPMSSPAPVAATECATWRPWL; from the coding sequence atgtCGCCGAACACAAaatcactacaacaacaatcacaattCTACGCTACCAAAACGGAGCTGTACTTGAAAGTGAAGAAACCACTGTTGGAACGTCAACGTCGTGCCCGCATCAACAAGTGCCTCGATACACTGAAGACACTGGTAGCCGAGTTCCAAGGTGATGATGCCATACTGCGTATGGACAAAGCCGAAATGCTTGAGTCGACAATTGCTTTTATGCGTCAACATAGCCAACGCCGTTCAGCGATGCCCGCTGTGGCGCCACTTGCACCGATGGATAGCTTCCGCAATGGTTATATGAATGCCGTCAATGAAGTTTCGCGCGTTATGGCCGCTATGCCGGGCATGAGCGTCAATGTGGGCAAATCAGTGATGACACATTTGGGTAGCGAGTTCAATCGgctattacaacaacagcaagcaatCGTTGTAGATGTTGAGGAGAAGTTGAGTGAAAAATTAGCTCGTCCATCGAGTCGTGCCTCATCGGGTTATCACAGTGATTGCGAGCATGATAGCCCAATGTCATCACCAGCACCAGTAGCCGCCACCGAGTGCGCCACCTGGCGACCATGGCTGTAA